One Mangifera indica cultivar Alphonso chromosome 4, CATAS_Mindica_2.1, whole genome shotgun sequence genomic region harbors:
- the LOC123214272 gene encoding auxin-responsive protein SAUR23-like, whose protein sequence is MAIRFPVFAQAKHILLQSKLFANQAASVSSDVPKGYLAVYVEESQMKRFLILVSFLNHSSFQELLSQAEEELGFSHPMGGLTIPCREDIFINLTFRLNQS, encoded by the coding sequence ATGGCCATTCGTTTTCCTGTTTTTGCACAAGCAAAGCATATTTTGTTACAATCGAAATTGTTTGCAAATCAAGCAGCTTCAGTGTCTTCAGATGTACCAAAAGGGTACCTTGCGGTCTATGTCGAGGAGAGCCAAATGAAGCGATTCTTAATTCTAGTCTCATTCTTGAATCATTCTTCATTTCAAGAGTTGCTTAGTCAGGCTGAGGAAGAACTCGGATTCAGTCATCCTATGGGTGGTCTCACAATTCCTTGCAGAGAAGACATCTTCATAAACCTTACTTTTCGCTTAAATCAATCATAA